A region from the Lolium perenne isolate Kyuss_39 chromosome 4, Kyuss_2.0, whole genome shotgun sequence genome encodes:
- the LOC127326148 gene encoding ABC transporter F family member 4: MSRKNAAGSSSSSSGAAGKKEKPLSVSAMLASMDGPGANAKPAKGAPKPKAKPSKSKALASAYGDIDLPSSSEEEDEEDVAAVIAKPKSVRATVDLNALAPSDKDSKKKDKREVMAAVAAEAAKREALRDDRDAFSVVIGARVPGSAGAAEPDAVDGNIRDIVLDNFSVSARGKELLKGASLRISHGRRYGLVGPNGMGKSTLLKLLAWRQVPVPKNIDVLLVEQEIVGDDRSATEAVVAANEELTALRAEQAKLEASNDPDDNDRLAEVYEKLNLCDSDAARARASKILAGLGFDQAMQARSTKSFSGGWRMRISLARALFMQPTLLLLDEPTNHLDLRAVLWLEQYLCSQWKKTLIVVSHDRDFLNTVCNDIIHLHDKSLHVYRGNFDDFESGYEQKRKEMNKKFEVYEKQMKAARKTGSKAAQDKVKGQALSKAHKEVAKGKGKGKGKNVANDDDNVKPADLPQKWLDYKVEFHFPEPTLLTPPLLQLIEVGFSYPGRPDFKLSDVDVGIDMGTRVAIVGPNGAGKSTLLNLLAGDLTPGEGEARRSQKLRIGRYSQHFVDLLTMEENAVQYLLRLHPDQEGMSKAEAVRAKLGKFGLPGHNHLTPIVKLSGGQKARVVFTSISMSHPHILLLDEPTNHLDMQSIDALADALDEFTGGVVLVSHDSRLISRVCEDEQKSQIWVVEDGTVEKYDGSFEDYKDELMAEIKKEVEE; this comes from the coding sequence atgagcCGCAAAAACGCCGCcggttcatcctcctcctcctccggcgccgcCGGCAAGAAGGAGAAGCCCCTCTCCGTGTCCGCTATGCTAGCTTCCATGGACGGGCCGGGTGCCAACGCCAAGCCCGCCAAGGGGGCTCCCAAACCCAAAGCCAAGCCCTCCAAGTCCAAGGCGCTCGCGTCGGCCTATGGCGACATCGACCTGCCctcctcctccgaggaggaggacgaggaggacgtcgccgccgtcatcGCCAAGCCCAAGTCGGTCCGCGCCACcgtcgacctcaacgccctcGCGCCCTCCGACAAGGACTCCAAGAAGAAGGACAAGCGCGAGGTCATGGCGGCCGTCGCCGCCGAGGCCGCCAAGCGCGAGGCGCTCCGCGACGACCGCGACGCCTTCTCCGTCGTCATCGGCGCGCGCGTCCCCGGATCCGCCGGGGCCGCCGAGCCCGACGCCGTCGACGGGAACATCAGGGACATCGTGCTCGACAACTTCTCCGTCTCCGCGCGAGGGAAGGAGCTCCTCAAGGGCGCCTCGCTCCGGATCTCGCACGGCCGACGGTACGGCCTCGTGGGGCCCAACGGCATGGGCAAATCCACCCTTCTCAAGCTGCTCGCCTGGCGGCAGGTCCCCGTGCCCAAGAACATCGATGTCCTGCTTGTGGAGCAGGAGATTGTTGGCGATGACCGCTCCGCGACCGAGGCGGTGGTTGCGGCCAACGAAGAGCTCACCGCGCTCCGGGCTGAGCAGGCAAAGCTCGAGGCCTCCAACGACCCCGATGACAACGACAGGCTCGCCGAGGTGTATGAGAAGCTCAACCTGTGTGATTCGGATGCCGCACGGGCGCGTGCCTCCAAGATCCTTGCTGGTCTGGGCTTTGATCAGGCGATGCAGGCAAGGTCCACAAAGTCCTTCAGCGGTGGCTGGAGGATGCGCATCTCCCTTGCCCGTGCCCTCTTCATGCAGCCAACTTTGCTGCTCCTTGATGAGCCTACCAACCATCTGGACCTCCGGGCTGTGCTTTGGTTGGAGCAGTACCTCTGCTCGCAGTGGAAGAAGACACTTATTGTCGTGTCCCATGACCGCGACTTCCTCAACACAGTGTGCAATGATATCATACATTTGCACGACAAGAGTCTGCATGTTTACCGTGGCAACTTTGATGATTTCGAAAGTGGGTATGAGCAGAAGAGGAAGGAGATGAACAAGAAGTTTGAGGTCTATGAAAAGCAGATGAAAGCAGCAAGGAAAACTGGGAGCAAGGCTGCGCAGGATAAGGTTAAAGGCCAGGCACTGTCAAAGGCTCATAAAGAAGTTGCCAAGGGTAAGGGTAAGGGCAAGGGCAAGAATGTGGCAAACGATGATGATAATGTCAAGCCAGCGGATCTGCCACAGAAGTGGCTTGACTACAAAGTCGAGTTCCACTTCCCAGAGCCTACTTTGCTCACACCACCACTCCTTCAGCTCATTGAAGTGGGTTTCAGCTACCCTGGCCGCCCCGACTTCAAGTTGTCAGATGTTGATGTTGGCATTGACATGGGAACACGTGTTGCCATTGTTGGGCCCAATGGAGCTGGAAAGTCTACTCTTCTGAATTTACTTGCTGGTGATCTCACCCCAGGTGAAGGTGAGGCAAGAAGGAGCCAAAAACTGAGGATTGGACGTTACTCACAGCATTTTGTTGACTTGCTGACAATGGAGGAAAATGCTGTTCAGTATTTACTCAGGCTCCACCCTGACCAGGAGGGAATGAGCAAAGCAGAGGCTGTCCGTGCCAAGCTTGGAAAATTTGGCTTGCCAGGTCACAACCATCTTACTCCCATTGTCAAATTATCTGGAGGTCAGAAGGCCCGTGTTGTGTTCACTTCGATATCAATGTCGCATCCTCACATTCTCCTGCTGGATGAGCCGACTAATCACTTGGACATGCAAAGTATTGATGCTTTGGCTGATGCTCTGGATGAATTTACTGGAGGTGTGGTCTTGGTTAGCCATGACTCACGGTTGATATCTCGAGTTTGTGAAGATGAGCAGAAGAGCCAGATATGGGTTGTGGAGGATGGCACTGTGGAGAAATATGACGGCTCCTTTGAGGATTACAAGGATGAACTAATGGCAGAAATAAAGAAGGAAGTTGAAGAGTAA